In Mercurialis annua linkage group LG5, ddMerAnnu1.2, whole genome shotgun sequence, a single genomic region encodes these proteins:
- the LOC126680412 gene encoding lysine histidine transporter 1-like, with protein MGTTLHQDSPPKQTDQETIARQKAIDDWLPITSSRNAKWWYSAFHNVTAMVGAGVLSLPYAMSELGWGPGVAVLVLSWVITLYTLWQMVEMHEMVPGKRFDRYHELGQHAFGEKLGLYIVVPQQLVVEVGVCIVYMVTGGKSLKKFHDLVCPDCKQIKQTYFIMIFATVHFVLSHLPNFNSIAGVSLAAAVMSLSYSTIAWAGALHKGVQPDVEYGYKSKSAVGTMFNFFSALGDVAFAYAGHNVVLEIQATIPSTPEVPSKVPMWKGVIVAYIVVALCYFPVALIGYYVYGNAIEDNILISLNKPAWLIAMANMFVVVHVIGSYQIYAMPVFDMMETLLVKKLNFKPSIILRFVVRNLYVAFTMFVAITFPFFGGLLGFFGGFAFAPTTYFLPCIMWLSIYKPRKFGLSWWTNWICIVIGVLLMIVSPIGALRSIILQAKDYKFYS; from the exons GATCAAGAAACAATAGCTAGACAAAAGGCAATTGATGACTGGCTTCCAATTACATCATCAAGAAATGCAAAATGGTGGTATTCAGCTTTTCACAATGTCACTGCTATGGTCGGAGCTGGTGTCCTCAGTCTTCCTTATGCCATGTCAGAGCTTGGATG GGGTCCTGGTGTTGCAGTGTTAGTCCTGTCATGGGTTATAACACTATACACACTATGGCAAATGGTTGAGATGCATGAGATGGTTCCAGGAAAAAGGTTTGATAGGTATCATGAGCTTGGCCAACATGCCTTCGGCGAAAAGCTTGGTCTCTACATAGTGGTGCCTCAACAATTAGTTGTTGAAGTTGGTGTCTGCATTGTCTACATGGTTACTGGCGGCAAATCATTGAAGAAATTCCATGATCTTGTGTGCCCTGATTgcaaacaaatcaaacaaacTTACTTCATTATGATTTTCGCCACCGTTCACTTCGTACTCTCTCATCTTCCTAACTTCAATTCCATTGCTGGTGTCTCTTTGGCTGCTGCTGTCATGTCTTTGAG TTACTCTACCATAGCATGGGCAGGAGCATTGCATAAGGGTGTTCAGCCAGATGTGGAATATGGCTACAAATCAAAAAGCGCTGTAGGAACAATGTTTAACTTCTTTAGTGCTTTGGGTGATGTTGCTTTTGCCTATGCTGGTCACAATGTAGTTCTTGAGATTCAAGCTACAATCCCATCCACACCGGAAGTACCATCGAAAGTGCCTATGTGGAAAGGAGTCATCGTTGCCTATATCGTCGTGGCATTGTGCTACTTCCCTGTTGCTTTAATCGGATATTATGTGTACGGAAATGCAATTGAAGACAACATCCTTATCTCTCTCAATAAGCCAGCTTGGCTCATTGCTATGGCTAACATGTTTGTTGTGGTTCATGTCATTGGAAGCTACCAG ATTTACGCAATGCCGGTTTTTGACATGATGGAAACTTTATTGGTGAAGAAATTGAACTTCAAGCCAAGTATAATTCTTCGTTTCGTCGTTCGAAACTTATATGTTG CTTTTACTATGTTTGTTGCCATTACATTCCCTTTCTTTGGTGGACTACTTGGATTCTTCGGTGGATTTGCTTTCGCCCCAACAACATATTTC TTGCCCTGCATTATGTGGCTGTCCATCTACAAACCAAGGAAGTTCGGATTATCTTGGTGGACTAACTGG ATCTGCATTGTAATTGGTGTTCTTTTGATGATTGTATCCCCCATTGGAGCATTGAGGTCAATCATACTTCAAGCCAAGGACTACAAATTCTACTCATAG